In Nicotiana tabacum cultivar K326 chromosome 17, ASM71507v2, whole genome shotgun sequence, one DNA window encodes the following:
- the LOC107793662 gene encoding aspartyl protease family protein 1 isoform X2 → MSSFIIFFLTLLSIRQCSGRVFTFEMHHRFSETVKKWSLQKIGGPLHNWPVKGSLQYYTQLANHDKLLHGRRLFKFDGPLTFSDGNSTFRISSLGFLHYTTVTLGTPGMKFLVALDTGSDLFWVPCECGKCASTDDPTLYSSDFELSIYSLNGSSTSKQVTCSNSLCTERNNCLGVYSHCSYSVSYVSSETSTSGILVDDILHLRTEDNEETFVQARVIFGCGQVQTGSFLDVAAPNGLFGLGLEKISVPSILSREGFMSDSFSMCFGHDGAGRISFGDKGSFDQEETPFNINPLHPTYNISVDQIRVGTTHIDSGFTALFDTGTSFTYLADLSYTKLTESFHSQVLDKRRPPDPRIPFEYCYDMSPDANTSLIPSLSLTIEGGGQLVVYDPIIVISMQGQLVYCLAVVKSQDLNIIGQNFMTGYRFVFDREKAILGWKKFDCYEIEKIDHFPSEAVNTTRVPPAVAVGPGNDDAEKSDERTTNTPQSSFASSVYQTFY, encoded by the exons ATGTCTTctttcattattttctttctaACATTGCTCTCAATTCGACAATGCAGTGGCCGTGTTTTCACATTTGAAATGCACCACCGTTTCTCTGAAACTGTCAAGAAGTGGTCACTGCAGAAAATAGGTGGTCCACTTCATAATTGGCCGGTCAAAGGAAGTCTTCAGTACTATACTCAGTTGGCCAACCACGATAAGTTGTTACATGGTAGGAGGCTTTTCAAATTTGACGGACCACTTACTTTCTCTGATGGCAATTCCACTTTCCGGATCAGCTCTCTTGGATT CCTGCATTACACTACGGTGACATTGGGGACACCGGGGATGAAGTTTCTTGTGGCGCTTGATACTGGGAGTGATTTGTTTTGGGTGCCTTGTGAATGCGGCAAATGTGCTTCTACTGATGATCCTACACTTTACAGCTCT GATTTTGAGCTTAGCATATACAGCCTGAACGGTTCTTCAACTAGCAAGCAGGTCACCTGCAGTAATAGCTTGTGTACAGAGCGCAATAATTGCCTTGGTGTATATAGCCACTGCTCTTATTCAGTGTCCTATGTCTCCTCGGAAACTTCAACTTCAGGAATTTTAGTGGATGATATTCTACACTTGAGAACAGAAGACAATGAGGAAACATTTGTCCAGGCGCGTGTGATCTTTGG TTGTGGACAGGTGCAGACTGGTTCTTTTCTAGATGTTGCAGCTCCAAACGGTTTATTTGGTCTTGGGCTTGAGAAGATATCAGTCCCTAGTATTCTGTCTCGAGAAGGTTTTATGTCAGATTCCTTCTCCATGTGCTTTGGTCATGATGGGGCAGGACGAATTAGTTTTGGAGACAAGGGTAGCTTTGACCAGGAAGAGACCCCTTTTAATATAAACCCATTACA CCCAACGTATAACATTTCTGTAGATCAAATACGCGTCGGAACAACTCACATTGATTCAGGTTTTACAGCACTTTTTGATACCGGAACCTCCTTTACATATCTTGCTGACCTATCCTATACAAAGCTTACAGAGAGT TTCCATTCTCAAGTATTAGACAAGCGGCGCCCACCTGATCCTAGGATCCCTTTTGAATATTGTTATGATATGAG TCCTGATGCAAATACAAGCTTGATTCCTAGTTTAAGCCTAACTATAGAAGGGGGAGGCCAACTTGTTGTCTATGATCCAATTATTGTTATATCCATGCAG GGTCAACTCGTGTATTGCCTGGCCGTTGTGAAGAGTCAAGATCTAAATATAATTGGAC AAAACTTCATGACTGGATACCGCTTTGTGTTTGATCGAGAAAAGGCCATTCTCGGTTGGAAGAAGTTTGATT GTTATGAGATTGAAAAAATAGACCATTTCCCTTCAGAAGCCGTTAATACTACTCGTGTGCCACCTGCTGTTGCTGTTGGGCCTGGAAATGATGATGCAGAAAAATCAGATGAAAGGACTACAAATACTCCTCAAAGTTCTTTTGCATCATCAGTTTATCAAACATTTTATTGA
- the LOC107793662 gene encoding aspartyl protease family protein 1 isoform X3, translated as MSSFIIFFLTLLSIRQCSGRVFTFEMHHRFSETVKKWSLQKIGGPLHNWPVKGSLQYYTQLANHDKLLHGRRLFKFDGPLTFSDGNSTFRISSLGFLHYTTVTLGTPGMKFLVALDTGSDLFWVPCECGKCASTDDPTLYSSDFELSIYSLNGSSTSKQVTCSNSLCTERNNCLGVYSHCSYSVSYVSSETSTSGILVDDILHLRTEDNEETFVQARVIFGCGQVQTGSFLDVAAPNGLFGLGLEKISVPSILSREGFMSDSFSMCFGHDGAGRISFGDKGSFDQEETPFNINPLHPTYNISVDQIRVGTTHIDSGFTALFDTGTSFTYLADLSYTKLTESFHSQVLDKRRPPDPRIPFEYCYDMSPDANTSLIPSLSLTIEGGGQLVVYDPIIVISMQGQLVYCLAVVKSQDLNIIGRYEIEKIDHFPSEAVNTTRVPPAVAVGPGNDDAEKSDERTTNTPQSSFASSVYQTFY; from the exons ATGTCTTctttcattattttctttctaACATTGCTCTCAATTCGACAATGCAGTGGCCGTGTTTTCACATTTGAAATGCACCACCGTTTCTCTGAAACTGTCAAGAAGTGGTCACTGCAGAAAATAGGTGGTCCACTTCATAATTGGCCGGTCAAAGGAAGTCTTCAGTACTATACTCAGTTGGCCAACCACGATAAGTTGTTACATGGTAGGAGGCTTTTCAAATTTGACGGACCACTTACTTTCTCTGATGGCAATTCCACTTTCCGGATCAGCTCTCTTGGATT CCTGCATTACACTACGGTGACATTGGGGACACCGGGGATGAAGTTTCTTGTGGCGCTTGATACTGGGAGTGATTTGTTTTGGGTGCCTTGTGAATGCGGCAAATGTGCTTCTACTGATGATCCTACACTTTACAGCTCT GATTTTGAGCTTAGCATATACAGCCTGAACGGTTCTTCAACTAGCAAGCAGGTCACCTGCAGTAATAGCTTGTGTACAGAGCGCAATAATTGCCTTGGTGTATATAGCCACTGCTCTTATTCAGTGTCCTATGTCTCCTCGGAAACTTCAACTTCAGGAATTTTAGTGGATGATATTCTACACTTGAGAACAGAAGACAATGAGGAAACATTTGTCCAGGCGCGTGTGATCTTTGG TTGTGGACAGGTGCAGACTGGTTCTTTTCTAGATGTTGCAGCTCCAAACGGTTTATTTGGTCTTGGGCTTGAGAAGATATCAGTCCCTAGTATTCTGTCTCGAGAAGGTTTTATGTCAGATTCCTTCTCCATGTGCTTTGGTCATGATGGGGCAGGACGAATTAGTTTTGGAGACAAGGGTAGCTTTGACCAGGAAGAGACCCCTTTTAATATAAACCCATTACA CCCAACGTATAACATTTCTGTAGATCAAATACGCGTCGGAACAACTCACATTGATTCAGGTTTTACAGCACTTTTTGATACCGGAACCTCCTTTACATATCTTGCTGACCTATCCTATACAAAGCTTACAGAGAGT TTCCATTCTCAAGTATTAGACAAGCGGCGCCCACCTGATCCTAGGATCCCTTTTGAATATTGTTATGATATGAG TCCTGATGCAAATACAAGCTTGATTCCTAGTTTAAGCCTAACTATAGAAGGGGGAGGCCAACTTGTTGTCTATGATCCAATTATTGTTATATCCATGCAG GGTCAACTCGTGTATTGCCTGGCCGTTGTGAAGAGTCAAGATCTAAATATAATTGGAC GTTATGAGATTGAAAAAATAGACCATTTCCCTTCAGAAGCCGTTAATACTACTCGTGTGCCACCTGCTGTTGCTGTTGGGCCTGGAAATGATGATGCAGAAAAATCAGATGAAAGGACTACAAATACTCCTCAAAGTTCTTTTGCATCATCAGTTTATCAAACATTTTATTGA
- the LOC107793662 gene encoding aspartyl protease family protein 1 isoform X1, which produces MSSFIIFFLTLLSIRQCSGRVFTFEMHHRFSETVKKWSLQKIGGPLHNWPVKGSLQYYTQLANHDKLLHGRRLFKFDGPLTFSDGNSTFRISSLGFLHYTTVTLGTPGMKFLVALDTGSDLFWVPCECGKCASTDDPTLYSSDFELSIYSLNGSSTSKQVTCSNSLCTERNNCLGVYSHCSYSVSYVSSETSTSGILVDDILHLRTEDNEETFVQARVIFGCGQVQTGSFLDVAAPNGLFGLGLEKISVPSILSREGFMSDSFSMCFGHDGAGRISFGDKGSFDQEETPFNINPLHPTYNISVDQIRVGTTHIDSGFTALFDTGTSFTYLADLSYTKLTESVSILFKWCLFVDIVRQCLRFKCLLPQQFHSQVLDKRRPPDPRIPFEYCYDMSPDANTSLIPSLSLTIEGGGQLVVYDPIIVISMQGQLVYCLAVVKSQDLNIIGQNFMTGYRFVFDREKAILGWKKFDCYEIEKIDHFPSEAVNTTRVPPAVAVGPGNDDAEKSDERTTNTPQSSFASSVYQTFY; this is translated from the exons ATGTCTTctttcattattttctttctaACATTGCTCTCAATTCGACAATGCAGTGGCCGTGTTTTCACATTTGAAATGCACCACCGTTTCTCTGAAACTGTCAAGAAGTGGTCACTGCAGAAAATAGGTGGTCCACTTCATAATTGGCCGGTCAAAGGAAGTCTTCAGTACTATACTCAGTTGGCCAACCACGATAAGTTGTTACATGGTAGGAGGCTTTTCAAATTTGACGGACCACTTACTTTCTCTGATGGCAATTCCACTTTCCGGATCAGCTCTCTTGGATT CCTGCATTACACTACGGTGACATTGGGGACACCGGGGATGAAGTTTCTTGTGGCGCTTGATACTGGGAGTGATTTGTTTTGGGTGCCTTGTGAATGCGGCAAATGTGCTTCTACTGATGATCCTACACTTTACAGCTCT GATTTTGAGCTTAGCATATACAGCCTGAACGGTTCTTCAACTAGCAAGCAGGTCACCTGCAGTAATAGCTTGTGTACAGAGCGCAATAATTGCCTTGGTGTATATAGCCACTGCTCTTATTCAGTGTCCTATGTCTCCTCGGAAACTTCAACTTCAGGAATTTTAGTGGATGATATTCTACACTTGAGAACAGAAGACAATGAGGAAACATTTGTCCAGGCGCGTGTGATCTTTGG TTGTGGACAGGTGCAGACTGGTTCTTTTCTAGATGTTGCAGCTCCAAACGGTTTATTTGGTCTTGGGCTTGAGAAGATATCAGTCCCTAGTATTCTGTCTCGAGAAGGTTTTATGTCAGATTCCTTCTCCATGTGCTTTGGTCATGATGGGGCAGGACGAATTAGTTTTGGAGACAAGGGTAGCTTTGACCAGGAAGAGACCCCTTTTAATATAAACCCATTACA CCCAACGTATAACATTTCTGTAGATCAAATACGCGTCGGAACAACTCACATTGATTCAGGTTTTACAGCACTTTTTGATACCGGAACCTCCTTTACATATCTTGCTGACCTATCCTATACAAAGCTTACAGAGAGTGTAAGTATCCTTTTCAAATGGTGCTTATTTGTAGACATTGTTAGACAATGTTTAAGATTCAAATGTCTTCTTCCTCAACAGTTCCATTCTCAAGTATTAGACAAGCGGCGCCCACCTGATCCTAGGATCCCTTTTGAATATTGTTATGATATGAG TCCTGATGCAAATACAAGCTTGATTCCTAGTTTAAGCCTAACTATAGAAGGGGGAGGCCAACTTGTTGTCTATGATCCAATTATTGTTATATCCATGCAG GGTCAACTCGTGTATTGCCTGGCCGTTGTGAAGAGTCAAGATCTAAATATAATTGGAC AAAACTTCATGACTGGATACCGCTTTGTGTTTGATCGAGAAAAGGCCATTCTCGGTTGGAAGAAGTTTGATT GTTATGAGATTGAAAAAATAGACCATTTCCCTTCAGAAGCCGTTAATACTACTCGTGTGCCACCTGCTGTTGCTGTTGGGCCTGGAAATGATGATGCAGAAAAATCAGATGAAAGGACTACAAATACTCCTCAAAGTTCTTTTGCATCATCAGTTTATCAAACATTTTATTGA
- the LOC107793664 gene encoding aspartyl protease family protein 1 — MANSYTSINFFLAPIIFLAILGLQLQSSDGFGTFGFDIHHRYSDPVKGILDLHGLPEKGSVEYYSAWTQRDRFIKGRRLAEADTANSTPLSFSGGNETFRLSSLGFLHYANVTVGTPGLSFLVALDTGSDLFWLPCDCSNCVRALETRSGRRINLNIYSPNTSSTGQIVPCNGTLCGQRRRCLSSQNACAYGVAYLSNNTSSSGVLVEDILHLETDNAQQKSVEAPIALGCGIRQTGAFLSGAAPNGLFGLGLENISVPSMLASKGLAANSFSMCFGPDGIGRIVFGDKGSPAQGETPLNLDQLHPTYNISLTGITVGNKITDVDFTAIFDSGTSFTYLNDPAYKVITENFDSQAKQPRIQPDGEIPFEYCYGLSANQTTFEVPDVNLTMKGGNQLFLFDPIIMLSLQDRSGAYCLAVVKSGDVNIIGQNFMTGYRVVFDREKMVLGWKPSDCYDSRGSNDKSTTLPVNKRNSTEAPSPSSVVPEATKGNGSGNEPATSFPSVQSSKPAANQAPAHFICQLMMALFSLFSYYLIIISS; from the exons ATGGCTAATTCTTATACAAGTATTAATTTTTTCCTTGCCCCTATTATTTTCTTGGCGATTCTGGGATTGCAGTTGCAGAGCAGCGATGGTTTTGGGACATTCGGGTTTGATATCCATCACCGGTATTCGGATCCGGTGAAGGGTATTTTGGACCTTCATGGATTGCCTGAGAAGGGCAGTGTTGAGTATTATTCAGCTTGGACTCAGCGTGATCGCTTTATCAAGGGTCGCCGCCTTGCTGAAGCTGATACAGCTAATTCCACTCCCCTCTCTTTTTCAGGAGGGAATGAAACTTTCCGCCTCAGTTCTTTGGGATT TTTGCATTATGCAAATGTGACAGTGGGCACTCCTGGACTATCATTTCTAGTGGCACTTGACACTGGCAGTGACTTGTTTTGGCTACCCTGTGATTGCAGCAATTGTGTGCGTGCCCTCGAGACACGCTCTGGACGA CGAATAAATCTCAATATTTACAGCCCTAATACGTCGTCAACGGGTCAGATTGTTCCTTGCAACGGCACTCTGTGTGGACAAAGGAGGCGATGCTTATCTTCACAAAATGCATGTGCTTATGGAGTTGCATATCTCTCCAATAACACCTCATCATCAGGGGTACTGGTGGAAGACATCTTGCACTTAGAGACAGATAATGCTCAACAAAAAAGTGTTGAGGCTCCAATTGCTCTGGG GTGTGGGATAAGACAAACTGGTGCATTTTTAAGTGGCGCAGCTCCTAATGGTCTATTCGGACTTGGCTTGGAAAATATATCTGTTCCGAGCATGTTAGCAAGTAAAGGTCTTGCTGCAAATTCTTTCTCCATGTGCTTTGGGCCTGATGGTATTGGAAGAATAGTCTTTGGAGATAAAGGGAGTCCAGCCCAAGGAGAAACACCACTCAATCTTGATCAACTACA CCCAACTTATAACATCAGCTTGACAGGAATAACAGTGGGAAACAAGATCACTGATGTTGATTTCACAGCCATTTTTGACTCTGGCACTTCATTCACATACTTGAATGACCCAGCTTACAAAGTCATTACAGAGAAC tttGATTCTCAAGCAAAACAGCCACGTATTCAACCTGATGGCGAAATTCCTTTTGAATACTGCTACGGGCTAAG TGCAAATCAAACTACCTTCGAAGTTCCTGATGTAAATTTGACAATGAAAGGCGGcaaccaattatttctttttgaTCCGATAATAATGCTCTCGCTCCAG GATCGTTCTGGCGCATATTGCTTAGCTGTTGTGAAAAGTGGGGATGTCAACATCATTGGAC AAAATTTTATGACAGGCTATCGCGTGGTTTTCGATCGGGAGAAGATGGTTTTGGGTTGGAAACCATCGGATT GTTATGATTCTAGAGGATCCAACGACAAATCGACAACTCTGCCAGTGAACAAGCGTAATTCTACTGAAGCGCCTTCGCCCTCCAGTGTGGTGCCAGAGGCCACCAAGGGAAATGGAAGTGGAAATGAACCCGCTACTTCGTTTCCATCTGTTCAATCATCTAAACCTGCAGCAAACCAAGCACCAGCACATTTCATTTGCCAACTTATGATGGCTCTGTTTTCCCTTTTTAGctattatttgatcattatttcTTCATGA
- the LOC107793663 gene encoding pre-rRNA-processing protein esf1 — MGSKIKDKCKKGKRPADTSTAAGDESGGGNRTEKRIINDSRFAALHSDPRFREPPKKKSKVTIDSRFNRMFTDKNFASSKAPTDIRGRPVKSSSSSRKNPLNHYYHLEKEGEEEEGEKQRKQKEKSKVTEPESEEEDAEVSESESGSSEEEIEQHKLKKVGAESSESEEEEDEEVESDDSLASTEDSSSDSDSDDEMGEVYSEEEDTFVQKEDVPEIDKETKRLAIVNMDWGRVKAIDLYMLLSSFLPKGGQIISVAVYPSEFGLKRMEEEAVHGPVGLFDDENGQNEDSDDGDDNDEIDNEKLRAYEMSRLRYYYAVVECDSSATADYLYKSCDGVEFERTSNKLDLRFIPDSMEFKHQPRDIATEAPADYEGLDFHTRALQHSNIELTWDEDEPQRIRTLKRKFNADQLADMELKEFLASDESESDDSEEGDDTEDKSAKKKKKQDRYRALLQSGEGSDGNNEDDDQDMEVTFNTGLEDLSKRILEKKDKQSETVWEAVLRKKKEKKKARKGKSKDSSDDETSDSDQEPIEEPEDFFIEEPSKDSQHQSTRKGKQSVEASEEAEASRAELELLLADDKGGDANLKGYNMKPKKAKGKKGKELPNEDKLPSIDYEDPRFSSLFKSPLFALDPTDPQFKRSAAYARQLAQKQHRAEEEIVKTKQQPGIAAPLQPSSTLEAVTSEKLQSDDLPSRKEKHELSSLVKSIKMKSKQISLPSQVKVVGKNEKSRARAKKINEERGK; from the exons ATGGGGTCCAAAATCAAAGATAAGTGCAAAAAGGGAAAAAGGCCAGCCGATACCTCCACCGCTGCCGGAGATGAAAGCGGCGGCGGAAATAGAACTGAGAAAAGAATCATCAATGATTCTCGATTTGCGGCGTTACATTCGGACCCCAGATTTCGCGAGCCGCCGAAGAAAAAGTCGAAAGTGACAATTGATTCTCGGTTTAACCGTATGTTCACAGATAAAAACTTCGCATCATCAAAAGCGCCTACTGATATAAGAGGCAGACCCGTTAAGTCCTCCTCCTCCTCTAGAAAAAACCCTCTAAACCATTATTACCATCTCGAGAAAgagggggaagaagaagaggGTGAAAAACAGAGGAAGCAGAAAGAGAAATCAAAGGTTACAGAACCTGAAAGCGAAGAAGAAGATGCAGAAGTAAGTGAGAGTGAGAGCGGGTCGAGTGAGGAAGAAATTGAGCAACATAAATTGAAGAAAGTTGGGGCCGAATCATCAGAAtccgaagaagaggaagatgaggagGTGGAAAGTGATGATTCATTGGCAAGTACGGAGGATTCTTcttcggattctgattctgatGATGAAATGGGTGAGGTTTACTCAGAGGAGGAAGATACATTCGTGCAG AAAGAGGATGTGCCTGAAATTGACAAGGAAACTAAGAGGCTTGCAATTGTTAACATGGATTGGGGTAGAGTAAAG GCAATTGACTTGTATATGCTATTGAGCTCCTTTCTGCCAAAAGGGGGTCAAATAATATCTGTTGCTGTCTATCCATCTGAGTTTGGACTCAAGCGTATGGAAGAGGAGGCTGTCCATGGTCCAGTTGGCCTatttgatgatgaaaatggaCAAAATGAAGACAGTGATGATGGTGATGATAATGATGAGATTGACAATGAAAAATTACGTGCTTATGAAATGAGTCGACTCAG GTATTATTATGCTGTGGTGGAATGTGATTCAAGCGCTACAGCAGATTACCTTTACAAATCTTGCGACGGGGTTGAGTTCGAAAGAACATCAAACAAATTAGATTTGAGGTTTATTCCAGACTCCATGGAGTTCAAGCATCAACCACGGGACATTGCAACGGAG GCCCCTGCAGATTATGAAGGTCTAGATTTTCACACTCGAGCTCTGCAGCACAGCAATATTGAACTTACATGGGATGAGGATGAGCCACAACGCATCAGGACCTTGAAGAGAAAATTCAATGCTGATCAG CTGGCAGATATGGAGTTGAAAGAATTTTTGGCTTCTGATGAGAGTGAAAGTGATGATAGTGAGGAAGGTGATGACACAGAAGATAAATctgccaaaaagaagaaaaaacaagaTAGGTACCGTGCACTGCTCCAGTCTGGGGAGGGTTCAGATGGAAATAATGAGGACGATGATCAGGACATGGAGGTCACGTTTAACACTGGCTTGGAGGATCTAAGCAAACGTATCCTAGAAAAGAAGGATAAACAGTCGGAAACTGTATGGGAAGCTGTTctcagaaagaaaaaagagaaaaagaaggcCAGGAAAGGTAAGTCCAAGGATTCATCAGACGATGAGACCAGCGATAGTGATCAAGAACCTATAGAAGAACCTGAGGACTTCTTCATAGAAGAGCCTTCCAAGGATTCCCAACATCAGAGCACCAGGAAAGGGAAGCAGAGCGTTGAAGCATCAGAAGAAGCTGAAGCAAGTAGAGCAGAGCTTGAGCTATTACTTGCAGATGACAAGGGAGGAGATGCTAACTTGAAGGGTTACAACATGAAACCTAAAAAGGCAAAGGGGAAGAAGGGTAAAGAACTTCCAAATGAGGACAAGTTACCAAGTATCGATTATGAAGATCCACGGTTTTCATCTCTCTTCAAGTCACCACTCTTCGCATTGGACCCCACAGATCCTCAGTTCAAACG GAGTGCAGCTTATGCTCGTCAGCTGGCGCAAAAGCAACACAGGGCCGAAGAAGAAATCGTGAAGACAAAACAACAGCCGGGAATAGCTGCACCGCTGCAGCCATCCAGCACATTAGAGGCAGTAACAAGTGAAAAATTACAGTCGGATGATTTGCCTTCAAGAAAGGAGAAGCACGAGCTATCTTCCTTAGTTAAATCCATTAAGATGAAATCAAAGCAAATATCATTGCCCTCTCAAGTTAAGGTGGTAGGAAAGAATGAAAAAAGTCGAGCAAGGGCAAAGAAGATCAATGAAGAGCGAGGAAAATAA
- the LOC107793659 gene encoding uncharacterized protein LOC107793659: MAIGDEYTTTTSTTGNFTAGITTFPTIDHNHPLYLQPTDTPGSSLISLQLTGSDNYALWSRAMKIGFLGKSKLGFVDGRFPKSKFKLELHDLWEKVNAIVLSWIMNVVRPGLLSSIFYASSAHKVWEDLKERFDKVNGSRILYLHIEVHTLTQGTMTVIDYFSRLRELWDEFDALMLCPGCPCPESKQYAQHFEYQRLLQFLAGLNESYSQSKSQIMMMPPLPSINKVYSLLVDQESQRNLTSTTQVARVTEALKSTALYSSKNVNNAGNYKSKNSQVQCNVEITCAERYNMATNVTPTVNQQSRESGSSNSGTTQQMSQPALFQ; encoded by the exons atggcaattggagATGAATACACTACCACAACCTCAACTACTGGTAATTTCACGGCTGGAATTACTACATTTCCCACCATCGATCACAACCATCCTTTGTACCTACAACCAACAGATACACCAGGTAGTTCTTTGATTTCTCTTCAACTTACTGGATCAGACAATTATGCCTTGTGGAGTCGTGCAATGAAAATTGGCTTTCTAGGTAAAAGTAAACTAGGTTTTGTCGATGGTAGATTTCCTAAGTCTAAATTTAAGCTTGAACTTCATGATCTATGGGAGAAAGTTAATGCTATAGTTCTCTCATGGATAATGAATGTTGTGAGACCAGGGTTGTTGAGTAGTATCTTTTATGCATCTAGTGCTCATAAAGTTTGGGAGGATTTGAAAGAGAGGTTTGATAAAGTAAATGGTTCGAGAATACTGTATTTGCACATAGAAGTTCACACACTGACCCAAGGGACTATGACTGTAATTGACTACTTCTCAAGGCTTAGAGAGTTGTGGGATGAGTTTGATGCCCTCATGCTTTGTCCTGGTTGTCCTTGTCCTGAATCTAAACAGTATGCTCAACACTTTGAGTATCAaagacttcttcaatttctcgcTGGGTTGAATGAGTCCTACTCTCAATCAAAGAGTCAGATCATGATGATGCCCCCTCTCCCTAGTATAAACAAAGTTTATTCTTTGTTAGTAGATCAGGAAAGTCAAAGAAACCTCACAAGCACAACACAAGTTGCTCGGGTTACTGAGGCTTTGAAGAGTACAGCCCTGTATAGCAGTAAGAACGTGAATAATGCTGGAAATTATAAATCCAAAAATAGCCAAGTTCAGT GCAATGTAGAAATTACATGTGCAGAGAGATATAATATGGCTACCAATGTGACACCTACTGTCAATCAACAATCTAGAGAAAGTGGATCATCTAACTCAGGTACAACACAACAAATGAGTCAACCTGCTCTTTTCCAGTAG
- the LOC107793661 gene encoding peroxidase 64-like, with protein sequence MSFSSRFLFSSLLVLSLIYSHGNALSSNYYENSCPLVEDIVTQVVTEASKKDKTVPAALLRMHFHDCFIRGCDASVLLNSKGKNTAEKDGPPNVSLHAFYVIDNAKKAVEAVCPETVSCADILAFAARDAVVISGGPFWDVPKGRKDGRTSKASETRQLPAPTFNISQLQQSFSQRGLSLEDLVALSGGHTLGFSHCSSFSNRIHNFDATNDVDPTLHPSLASTLKGICPLKNRAKNAGTAMDTSSTTFDNSYYKLILQNKSLFSSDQALLSIPKTKTLVSDFASSKEAFFKAFANSMIKMSSINGGQEVRKDCKVVN encoded by the exons ATGTCATTCTCCTCTAGATTCTTGTTTAGCTCATTACTAGTTTTGTCCTTAATTTACTCTCATGGAAATGCACTTAGTTCAAATTACTATGAGAACTCATGCCCTCTTGTTGAAGATATTGTCACACAGGTTGTTACTGAAGCATCAAAGAAAGACAAAACTGTCCCTGCTGCCCTTCTTAGGATGCACTTCCACGACTGTTTCATAAGG GGGTGCGATGCTTCGGTGCTACTGAACTCGAAGGGAAAGAACACTGCAGAAAAAGATGGTCCTCCAAATGTTTCTTTGCATGCATTCTATGTCATTGATAATGCAAAGAAAGCTGTTGAAGCCGTTTGCCCAGAAACAGTCTCCTGTGCTGATATCTTAGCTTTTGCTGCCAGAGATGCAGTTGTCATT TCTGGTGGACCTTTCTGGGACGTGCCTAAAGGAAGAAAAGATGGAAGAACATCAAAAGCTAGTGAAACTAGACAATTGCCAGCTCCCACTTTTAACATATCTCAACTTCAACAAAGCTTCTCTCAAAGAGGATTATCACTGGAAGACCTTGTTGCTCTCTCAG GTGGACATACTTTAGGTTTCTCTCATTGTTCATCCTTCAGTAACAGGATACACAACTTCGATGCCACCAACGATGTTGACCCAACATTACATCCATCCTTGGCATCAACCTTAAAGGGAATTTGTCCACTTAAAAACAGGGCTAAGAATGCTGGAACTGCCATGGATACTTCCTCAACAACGTTTGATAATTCATATTACAAGTTAATTCTACAGAACAAGAGCCTTTTCTCTTCAGACCAAGCTTTGCTCAGTATTCCCAAAACTAAAACTCTGGTTTCTGACTTTGCTAGCTCAAAAGAAGCTTTCTTTAAAGCTTTTGCTAATTCCATGATCAAAATGAGTAGCATAAATGGAGGTCAGGAGGTCAGAAAGGATTGTAAGGTAGTTAATTAA